The following are from one region of the Mesorhizobium sp. B2-8-5 genome:
- a CDS encoding TetR/AcrR family transcriptional regulator — protein sequence MFSDSSADEVVRRSGLIGNTKVTREDWMNLALETLISEGVEAVRVLALGQKLNVSRSSFYWYFKSRQDLLDQLLDYWRNNNTRFIVEQAGRPAASITQAVLNVFECWLDETLFNPRLDFAVRAWSRQSADVHRVVNEEDDARVEAIRAMFSRHGYEATEAFVRARVLYFTQIGYYSLEIVEPVSNRLFLTPAYLLTHTGEAPREGEVDAFAKKMLPRRPG from the coding sequence ATGTTCTCCGATTCCAGTGCTGATGAAGTCGTGCGGCGGTCCGGTCTGATCGGCAACACCAAGGTGACGCGCGAGGACTGGATGAACCTCGCGCTGGAGACGTTGATCTCCGAGGGCGTGGAGGCGGTGCGCGTGCTGGCGCTCGGGCAGAAGCTCAATGTCTCACGTTCCAGTTTCTACTGGTACTTCAAGAGCCGCCAGGACCTGCTCGACCAGCTGCTGGATTACTGGCGCAATAACAACACCCGTTTCATCGTCGAGCAGGCCGGCCGGCCGGCCGCGTCGATCACGCAAGCCGTGCTCAATGTCTTCGAGTGCTGGCTGGACGAAACGCTCTTCAATCCGCGACTGGACTTCGCCGTGCGCGCCTGGTCGCGCCAGTCGGCCGACGTGCACCGGGTCGTGAACGAGGAGGACGACGCGCGCGTCGAAGCCATCCGGGCGATGTTTTCGCGGCATGGCTATGAAGCCACCGAAGCGTTCGTGCGGGCGCGCGTGCTGTATTTCACGCAGATCGGCTATTACTCGCTCGAGATCGTCGAACCGGTAAGCAACCGTCTCTTCCTGACGCCGGCCTACCTGCTCACGCACACGGGCGAAGCTCCTCGCGAAGGAGAGGTGGATGCCTTCGCCAAAAAGATGCTGCCGAGACGTCCCGGCTGA